Proteins found in one Pontibacter sp. SGAir0037 genomic segment:
- a CDS encoding TonB-dependent receptor, with product MKFILMLLFFSIATHAHSQGWNLSGKLLDENSKPLPGVTVRLNPGEMATQSDASGNFSFTALQAGEYRLTASFTGYELQTVTVAIQSSNKKISVRLRPAIQELEEVVIQGDQVALRKQEEALNLEVVNTDFIHRNLGGSMMQTLERLPGISTIGIGSGQSKPLIRGLGFNRVVVVDKGVKHEGQQWGADHGLELDQFAVEEVELLKGAASFAYGSDAIGGVIHVKPVQPPKNNGLGGSVDLIGKSNNNLYGTSVNLYNRKDKLFFDTRLTYQRYGDYRVPTDVVHIYDYPVRLYKNHLRNTAGKETGLHLNAGYLGNRFRSVFYLSHVYSKSGFFANAHGLEPRRVNTDLHDSSSRDIQMPNQQVNHYKIINRSELQLPGHRMEMEVGYQRNFRQEYSAYVNHGYMPPVYPADMPVSSELEREFDKHVYSINLRDHLTLGRHTLTAGINSEYQHNTIGGWGFLVPAFRQVTAGAFLYDKIELSNNLLLHAALRYDHGQIEISEYTDWFTSDITTPEGEEISRNLTRANNLNRTFNSLVWSVGVNYNLDKFQLKANLGKSFRMPIAKELAANGVNYHYFSYEQGNTGLLPEQSYQADLGVTWAEEKWSVQVNPFFNYFTNYIYLNPTPDHDYLYGAGNQVFAYTQSEVMRYGGEVQLSYNLLRSLRTELLGEYVYARQLSGDKKGYTLPFSPPPSVLLNLTWSPALNHPLHNTYFSFDYRLTSRQDNIVPPEKKTPGYQVVNIQLGTTVHLHKQPLQLSLQARNLLNTYYLNHTSFYRLIELPEAGRNIVLSLKIPFNK from the coding sequence ATGAAGTTTATTCTGATGCTATTATTCTTTAGCATTGCCACTCATGCTCACAGTCAAGGCTGGAACCTGTCAGGGAAGTTACTGGATGAAAACAGTAAACCGCTGCCAGGGGTAACGGTAAGGCTGAACCCTGGTGAAATGGCCACCCAAAGTGATGCGAGCGGGAACTTTTCCTTTACTGCTTTACAGGCTGGAGAATATAGACTGACGGCCTCTTTCACAGGCTATGAGCTGCAAACGGTTACTGTAGCTATTCAGAGCAGTAACAAAAAGATATCTGTCAGGCTTCGTCCGGCGATTCAGGAGCTAGAAGAAGTTGTTATACAAGGAGATCAGGTGGCACTTCGGAAACAGGAAGAAGCGCTGAACCTGGAGGTAGTAAACACTGACTTTATACACCGGAACCTGGGCGGTAGCATGATGCAAACGCTGGAGCGCCTACCAGGTATCAGTACCATCGGCATTGGCTCGGGCCAGTCTAAGCCACTCATCCGCGGACTTGGCTTTAACAGAGTAGTGGTGGTAGATAAAGGGGTGAAGCACGAAGGGCAGCAATGGGGTGCCGATCATGGGCTGGAACTGGATCAGTTTGCTGTTGAAGAAGTGGAACTGCTGAAAGGAGCCGCTTCTTTTGCCTATGGTTCTGATGCTATAGGCGGCGTTATTCACGTAAAGCCGGTGCAGCCGCCTAAAAATAATGGGTTGGGTGGCTCGGTAGACCTGATCGGCAAATCCAACAACAACCTGTATGGTACTTCAGTGAACCTGTACAACCGGAAAGACAAGCTATTTTTCGATACACGCCTCACCTACCAGCGCTACGGCGACTACCGGGTACCAACCGATGTGGTGCATATATACGATTATCCTGTGCGTTTATACAAGAACCACCTGCGCAATACGGCCGGAAAGGAAACCGGGCTGCACCTGAATGCCGGATATCTGGGTAACCGGTTCAGGTCAGTTTTTTACCTCAGCCACGTGTACAGCAAGAGCGGCTTTTTTGCCAACGCCCACGGGCTGGAGCCGCGGCGTGTAAACACCGATCTGCACGACAGCTCCAGCCGAGACATTCAGATGCCCAACCAGCAGGTGAATCACTATAAAATTATTAACCGGAGCGAGCTGCAATTGCCCGGGCACCGGATGGAAATGGAAGTAGGTTACCAGCGCAATTTCCGGCAGGAGTATAGTGCGTATGTCAATCATGGCTATATGCCTCCTGTATATCCTGCTGATATGCCTGTGTCTTCTGAGCTGGAAAGGGAGTTCGATAAGCATGTGTATTCTATTAATCTGCGCGATCATTTGACACTCGGCCGCCACACGCTGACTGCCGGCATCAACAGCGAATACCAGCATAATACCATCGGCGGGTGGGGCTTCCTGGTGCCGGCTTTCAGGCAAGTTACAGCTGGTGCCTTTCTTTATGATAAGATAGAACTCTCAAACAACCTTTTGCTGCACGCTGCTTTGCGCTACGACCATGGCCAGATTGAAATCTCTGAGTACACAGACTGGTTTACTTCTGATATAACTACACCCGAAGGGGAGGAAATTTCTCGAAACCTGACGCGGGCGAATAACCTGAACCGTACGTTTAACAGCCTGGTGTGGTCGGTCGGGGTTAACTATAATCTGGATAAGTTTCAGTTGAAAGCCAACTTAGGTAAAAGCTTCCGGATGCCGATTGCCAAAGAACTGGCAGCCAACGGGGTGAATTACCACTACTTCAGCTATGAGCAGGGCAACACCGGCTTGTTGCCGGAGCAGTCGTACCAGGCAGACCTGGGCGTAACCTGGGCAGAAGAGAAGTGGTCGGTACAGGTGAATCCGTTTTTCAACTACTTCACTAATTACATATACCTGAACCCTACACCGGATCATGATTATTTATACGGAGCTGGTAACCAGGTTTTTGCATACACTCAAAGCGAAGTGATGCGCTATGGCGGAGAAGTGCAGCTAAGCTATAACCTGCTCAGAAGCCTCCGGACAGAGCTACTAGGAGAGTACGTATATGCACGCCAGCTTTCAGGAGATAAGAAGGGCTATACGTTACCTTTTTCGCCACCACCTTCGGTACTGCTGAATCTTACCTGGTCTCCGGCGCTAAATCATCCCTTACATAACACCTATTTCTCCTTTGACTACCGCCTCACAAGCAGGCAGGATAACATTGTGCCACCGGAAAAGAAAACCCCTGGGTACCAGGTTGTGAATATACAACTGGGAACAACAGTGCATCTGCACAAACAGCCGCTACAGCTAAGCCTGCAGGCCCGAAACCTGCTTAATACATACTACCTGAACCATACAAGCTTTTACCGGCTCATTGAACTCCCGGAAGCTGGGCGGAACATAGTACTCTCTTTAAAAATACCATTTAACAAATAA
- a CDS encoding DUF4625 domain-containing protein, with protein sequence MKKNLFSLLLAVLVLAAGCKDDQDAIDTEYPEIILTASNTFPVQCSTIKRGESFTVRILLRDNMQLGSYSLDIHHNFDQHTHSTEVEECTMEAVKTPVTPFLFIRNYPIPEGLREYQAATEIEVPADVDPGDYHFLIRVTDKEGWQTLKGLSIKIE encoded by the coding sequence ATGAAAAAGAATTTATTCAGCTTATTGCTGGCTGTACTTGTTTTAGCTGCAGGATGTAAAGACGACCAGGATGCAATTGACACCGAATATCCTGAAATCATTTTAACGGCTTCCAACACTTTCCCGGTTCAATGCAGCACTATTAAGCGGGGAGAGTCCTTTACCGTTCGGATTCTGCTCCGCGACAACATGCAGCTAGGTTCCTATAGCCTGGACATTCACCACAACTTCGACCAACATACCCATAGCACTGAGGTAGAGGAATGTACGATGGAGGCAGTAAAAACACCTGTCACACCTTTCCTGTTCATCCGGAATTACCCGATACCGGAAGGCTTAAGAGAGTACCAGGCCGCCACAGAAATTGAGGTGCCGGCCGATGTAGATCCCGGAGATTACCACTTCTTGATTCGTGTGACAGATAAGGAAGGCTGGCAGACACTGAAAGGGCTAAGCATCAAAATAGAATAA
- a CDS encoding DUF4625 domain-containing protein, producing MKNTFKLFGYSLLLLVLLVSCNKDEDEVTPVPAFTEIEIGSNNSKIAYAGSDLHLDAAIVAPGTIASVRVEIHPESGSGWEFNEVYTEGLAGKKNADFHKHIDIPASAATGHYHFHLVVTDNLGQKAEIDEEIEIKEDATLPSISGLQIEVEDGGNEIHVETTINAPNRIAEVKVEVHGAWEKEFEFDDAAMVGQTSYEFHKHINIAAAPAGHYHLHFTVIDQAGKEREFEGHFDKP from the coding sequence ATGAAAAACACTTTTAAGCTTTTCGGTTACTCTTTGTTGCTTCTTGTATTGCTGGTATCCTGTAATAAAGACGAGGATGAAGTAACACCGGTTCCTGCTTTTACTGAAATTGAAATCGGGTCGAACAACAGCAAAATAGCTTATGCCGGAAGCGACTTACATTTAGACGCAGCCATTGTGGCACCTGGCACTATTGCCAGCGTTCGTGTTGAGATACACCCTGAATCAGGTTCAGGCTGGGAGTTTAATGAGGTGTATACGGAAGGACTCGCTGGGAAAAAAAATGCAGATTTTCACAAGCACATCGATATTCCTGCGTCAGCAGCTACAGGCCATTACCATTTCCATTTAGTGGTGACAGACAATTTAGGTCAGAAAGCGGAAATTGATGAGGAAATTGAAATAAAAGAGGATGCCACCCTGCCTTCTATCTCAGGATTACAAATTGAAGTGGAAGACGGTGGAAACGAAATTCATGTGGAAACTACCATTAATGCTCCTAACAGAATTGCCGAAGTTAAAGTGGAGGTACACGGAGCATGGGAGAAAGAGTTTGAGTTTGACGATGCAGCCATGGTTGGACAAACTTCCTATGAATTCCATAAGCACATCAATATAGCAGCTGCACCGGCAGGGCATTACCATCTTCACTTTACTGTAATTGACCAGGCAGGAAAAGAAAGAGAATTTGAAGGGCACTTCGATAAGCCCTGA
- the pyrE gene encoding orotate phosphoribosyltransferase, protein MDSTTTAHKVASFLLETEAVKLRPEQPFKWSSGWNSPIYCDNRVTLSFPHIRSFIKQQLAELVKSNFSEAEAIAGVATAGIAQGALVADLLEMPFLYVRPEPKKHGMGNQIEGKLLEGQKVVLIEDLISTGGSSLKAAEAVRAAGGNVVGMAAIFTYGFALAEENFRTAGIPLVCLSNYNALTEAALQNGYIAASAMEALAEWRKSPETWG, encoded by the coding sequence ATGGATTCTACTACTACAGCACATAAGGTAGCCTCTTTCCTGTTAGAAACAGAGGCCGTAAAACTGAGACCCGAGCAGCCGTTTAAGTGGAGCTCAGGCTGGAACTCGCCCATCTACTGCGACAACCGCGTTACGCTTTCTTTCCCGCATATACGCAGTTTTATAAAGCAACAGTTGGCTGAATTGGTTAAAAGTAATTTTTCAGAAGCAGAAGCCATTGCCGGCGTAGCCACGGCAGGTATTGCACAAGGTGCCCTGGTAGCCGATCTGCTGGAAATGCCTTTCCTTTACGTTCGCCCGGAGCCTAAAAAACACGGCATGGGTAACCAGATTGAAGGTAAATTACTAGAAGGCCAGAAAGTGGTTTTAATAGAGGACCTGATTTCGACAGGTGGCAGTTCTTTGAAGGCAGCTGAAGCCGTACGGGCTGCGGGTGGCAACGTGGTAGGTATGGCCGCTATTTTTACCTATGGCTTTGCTCTGGCGGAAGAAAATTTCCGGACTGCAGGCATTCCGCTGGTATGCCTGAGCAACTACAATGCCTTAACCGAAGCGGCTTTACAGAATGGGTATATTGCTGCCTCAGCCATGGAAGCACTGGCCGAATGGAGGAAATCGCCTGAAACCTGGGGCTGA
- a CDS encoding NUDIX hydrolase, whose protein sequence is MNVFINDIPLILKKSKEKIQKHHYDVVLNAKDEFSSKDLIGNVLVKDVDNLLVDRVIRLMEVKKLKKLKSLTLVADKKKQLIEYLKDQFKIVKAAGGLVVKDGKILMIYRLGVWDLPKGKLEKKEKVKEGALREVEEECNIKVEVLDKLPKTWHSYAFKGKKILKKTSWFLMNCTDDSLMKPQAEEFIEKVCWMTPEEAIEVLPEAYTSIAFVMRHYLQSLKSGKV, encoded by the coding sequence ATGAACGTCTTTATAAACGATATTCCTCTTATTCTAAAAAAGTCAAAAGAAAAAATTCAGAAACATCATTACGATGTGGTACTCAATGCCAAAGACGAATTCTCTTCCAAAGATTTAATAGGTAATGTGCTGGTAAAAGATGTCGACAATCTTTTAGTAGACAGGGTCATCAGGCTAATGGAAGTAAAAAAGCTCAAAAAGCTGAAGTCGCTTACTTTAGTGGCTGATAAAAAAAAGCAGCTGATCGAATACCTGAAAGACCAGTTTAAAATTGTAAAAGCGGCAGGAGGCCTGGTCGTTAAAGACGGAAAAATCCTGATGATTTATCGTTTAGGGGTTTGGGACCTGCCAAAGGGCAAACTGGAGAAGAAAGAGAAAGTAAAAGAAGGTGCCCTGCGAGAGGTAGAGGAGGAGTGTAACATAAAAGTAGAGGTGCTGGATAAGCTCCCGAAAACCTGGCACTCTTATGCTTTCAAAGGAAAGAAAATTCTTAAGAAAACTTCTTGGTTCCTGATGAACTGTACCGACGACAGCCTGATGAAGCCTCAGGCGGAAGAATTTATAGAAAAAGTGTGCTGGATGACTCCTGAGGAAGCGATCGAAGTATTACCGGAAGCTTATACTTCAATAGCTTTTGTTATGAGACACTATCTGCAATCTCTGAAATCCGGAAAGGTATAA
- the coaD gene encoding pantetheine-phosphate adenylyltransferase, whose translation MKRIAIFPGSFDPFTNGHLDVVQRGSRLFDEVIIAIGNNSSKQRYIPVEKMVHIIRHLFKDQPAVKVQSYKGLTAEFAREVDAKFLLRGLRNTTDFEYENTIAQANRHVNPELETVFLITSPALAAISSSIIREIHKFGGNVDSFIPFRISEIADSVS comes from the coding sequence ATGAAGCGAATCGCAATTTTTCCCGGCTCATTTGATCCTTTCACTAACGGCCATTTAGATGTGGTGCAGCGCGGAAGCAGGCTGTTTGATGAGGTAATTATTGCAATTGGTAACAACAGCAGCAAGCAACGCTATATTCCGGTAGAAAAGATGGTGCACATCATACGCCATCTTTTCAAAGACCAGCCGGCTGTAAAAGTGCAATCCTATAAAGGACTAACAGCCGAGTTTGCCAGGGAAGTGGATGCAAAGTTCCTGTTGCGTGGCTTGCGCAATACCACCGATTTTGAATATGAAAATACAATTGCACAGGCCAACAGGCATGTAAATCCGGAGCTGGAAACGGTTTTCCTGATTACCTCACCAGCACTGGCAGCTATCAGTTCGTCCATTATCAGGGAAATTCACAAATTTGGAGGAAACGTCGACAGCTTTATACCTTTCCGGATTTCAGAGATTGCAGATAGTGTCTCATAA
- a CDS encoding DUF3822 family protein encodes MNNSSTHFRLAHKIHDEAFTLSEATKCNLYIKISPKTIRIGVADTERNKFVVLEDYELMTVFSPLQVAEQLSLIAETNPLLKEQRWLHVRVSVSNKFFTLVPVTLYDPAHKEDYLRLHSDLNLQQDIVLSYRHSDMEAVNIFAMEGVIYRMAASLFSERPIQHVHQTSALMKGALHQTGRKTGRNVYVFVEENYLTILVVSETGLQFCNIFPYMSAEDFIYYVIFVMQEQKMNPEQETITVWGDITHDSGLFSILTKYIRHVHLGKKPIDVAYSYKFDDLFEHRYFEIYTLHFCE; translated from the coding sequence TTGAACAACTCGAGCACTCATTTCCGGCTTGCCCATAAAATCCACGACGAAGCATTTACGCTGTCTGAAGCGACTAAGTGTAATCTGTACATCAAAATCAGCCCGAAGACTATTCGCATCGGAGTGGCCGATACAGAACGAAATAAGTTTGTGGTGTTGGAAGATTACGAACTGATGACGGTTTTTTCGCCTCTGCAGGTAGCAGAGCAATTGAGCCTGATTGCCGAAACCAATCCGCTTCTAAAAGAGCAGCGCTGGCTTCATGTGCGGGTTTCGGTAAGCAATAAGTTCTTTACACTGGTGCCGGTAACGCTATATGATCCTGCACACAAGGAAGACTACCTGCGCCTGCACAGCGACCTGAACCTGCAGCAGGACATTGTGCTTTCGTACCGCCACAGCGATATGGAAGCCGTGAATATTTTTGCCATGGAAGGTGTAATCTACAGAATGGCAGCCAGTTTATTTTCGGAGCGGCCGATACAACATGTGCACCAGACAAGCGCCCTGATGAAAGGAGCTTTGCACCAGACAGGCCGAAAGACGGGCCGTAATGTGTATGTTTTTGTAGAAGAAAATTACCTGACTATATTGGTTGTGAGTGAAACCGGGCTGCAGTTCTGCAATATTTTCCCTTACATGAGTGCAGAGGATTTTATCTACTATGTGATTTTTGTAATGCAGGAACAAAAAATGAATCCAGAGCAGGAAACCATTACAGTTTGGGGAGACATCACCCACGATTCCGGTTTATTCAGCATTCTTACTAAATATATCCGCCACGTGCACCTGGGCAAAAAGCCTATAGACGTAGCTTATAGCTATAAATTCGACGACCTGTTCGAACACCGCTACTTTGAGATATATACCCTGCATTTTTGTGAGTGA
- a CDS encoding NUDIX hydrolase, with the protein MTILNPNAAAYADKVRLRVSGICIQDDKLLLVRHQATIANNCFWAPPGGGLQFGETVEACLQREFFEETGLQVAVKRFLFLNEFLQPPLHAIELFFEVQILGGQAATGYDPESPADQQLIEEVAFLPMSEIRKIPQPDKHKILHYLINLDDLFGMTHQFAR; encoded by the coding sequence ATGACGATACTTAACCCGAATGCCGCTGCTTATGCAGACAAAGTTCGCCTGCGCGTTTCCGGCATTTGCATTCAAGATGATAAGCTGCTCCTGGTAAGGCATCAGGCGACCATAGCCAACAACTGTTTCTGGGCCCCTCCTGGAGGAGGCCTGCAGTTTGGAGAAACGGTTGAAGCCTGCCTCCAAAGAGAATTTTTTGAAGAAACAGGCCTGCAGGTGGCTGTAAAGCGGTTTCTTTTTCTGAACGAGTTTCTCCAGCCTCCACTTCACGCTATAGAGCTATTTTTTGAGGTACAGATACTTGGCGGACAAGCTGCTACTGGTTATGACCCTGAATCTCCTGCCGATCAACAACTTATTGAAGAAGTAGCTTTTTTGCCGATGTCTGAGATCAGAAAGATTCCGCAACCGGACAAACACAAAATTCTGCACTACTTGATTAACCTGGATGATCTCTTTGGTATGACACACCAGTTTGCCCGGTAA
- a CDS encoding PaaI family thioesterase has protein sequence MIRTYNSDFERDVREKLERQEFMKLMGFDVTSIKEGRVEGELVLRQQHRQHKGFTHGGVIATLADIVAGFAAVTLVAKDQHVVTAELKVSYFHPGVGDKLIAKGYVIKQGRMLNFCESEVYAIKGEEAPLLIAKASATMATISAQPKENFK, from the coding sequence ATGATTAGAACGTATAATTCCGATTTTGAGCGAGATGTTCGTGAGAAATTAGAGCGGCAGGAATTTATGAAGCTGATGGGCTTTGATGTAACGAGCATTAAGGAAGGCCGCGTGGAAGGAGAACTGGTGCTGAGGCAACAGCACCGGCAGCACAAAGGTTTTACACACGGTGGCGTTATAGCCACACTGGCCGATATAGTAGCAGGATTTGCAGCAGTTACGCTGGTAGCAAAAGACCAGCATGTAGTAACGGCAGAACTTAAAGTATCTTACTTCCATCCCGGAGTCGGCGATAAGCTTATTGCCAAAGGCTATGTGATCAAACAAGGCCGCATGCTCAACTTCTGCGAATCAGAAGTATACGCCATCAAAGGAGAAGAGGCCCCCCTGCTCATTGCCAAAGCCTCTGCCACCATGGCTACCATTTCAGCACAGCCAAAAGAAAATTTTAAATGA
- a CDS encoding ATP-dependent RecD-like DNA helicase, producing MRPVEALRNSFPFEPTEDQAKLFAKLDEFIVTKEVEKAVFLLKGYAGTGKTTVVTSLVKILNKFGYKYVLLAPTGRAAKVMSSYSGKVAFTIHKKIYRQTANPYSEGLAFTRQPNKAESTVYIVDESSMISDEAGFGENGLLRDLMSYVFEKKTNKLLLIGDTAQLPPVNQSLSLSLDAGYLKHNFRCHVQEIEMKQVMRQAEQSGILMNATNLRNQLKNDKPEIKLHTKGWRDIYKMTGEKLEDGLRYAYDKFGIENSIVICRSNKTANLYNQHIRRQIFFAEDEIGVGDYLMIVRNNYFWLPKDSEIGFMANGDFVEITKIIRYEDMYGFRFADIRIRFVDYPDAEEQEVKIMLDTLYSDAPALPADQNKKLYEEVLRDYADIKTKRERSKELKKNPYLNALQVKFAYALTCHKAQGGQWKAVFVDQGYLKEEMVNEEFARWLYTALTRSSEELFLLNFNAQFLVG from the coding sequence ATGCGTCCTGTAGAAGCACTTAGAAACAGTTTTCCTTTCGAACCTACCGAGGATCAGGCGAAGCTTTTTGCAAAGCTGGATGAGTTTATTGTAACTAAAGAGGTAGAGAAAGCTGTGTTTTTGCTCAAGGGCTATGCCGGTACAGGTAAGACAACGGTGGTTACCTCGCTGGTAAAGATTCTGAACAAGTTCGGGTATAAGTACGTGCTGCTGGCTCCAACAGGAAGGGCGGCAAAAGTAATGTCATCTTATAGCGGCAAAGTAGCTTTCACTATTCATAAAAAAATTTACCGCCAGACGGCAAACCCTTATTCCGAAGGACTGGCCTTTACCCGGCAGCCAAACAAGGCAGAAAGTACTGTTTACATTGTAGATGAGTCTTCTATGATATCAGATGAAGCTGGTTTCGGTGAAAATGGTTTGCTGCGGGATTTAATGAGCTATGTGTTTGAGAAAAAGACAAACAAGCTACTGCTAATCGGCGACACGGCCCAGTTACCACCCGTAAACCAAAGCCTGAGCTTATCTTTGGATGCAGGTTATCTGAAGCACAACTTCCGGTGCCATGTGCAGGAAATTGAAATGAAGCAGGTGATGCGCCAGGCAGAGCAATCGGGTATTCTGATGAATGCCACGAACCTGCGTAATCAGCTGAAAAACGACAAACCGGAGATAAAGCTGCATACCAAAGGCTGGCGCGACATCTATAAAATGACGGGCGAGAAGCTGGAAGATGGTTTGCGCTACGCCTACGATAAATTCGGAATAGAAAATTCCATTGTTATCTGCAGATCAAACAAAACTGCTAATCTGTATAACCAGCATATCCGCAGGCAGATTTTTTTTGCGGAAGATGAGATAGGAGTAGGGGATTACCTGATGATTGTGCGCAATAACTATTTCTGGCTACCCAAAGATTCAGAGATCGGTTTTATGGCAAACGGTGACTTTGTGGAGATTACCAAGATTATCCGGTACGAAGACATGTACGGGTTCCGATTTGCCGATATTAGAATCCGGTTTGTAGATTACCCGGATGCAGAAGAGCAGGAGGTGAAGATTATGCTGGATACTTTATATTCTGATGCTCCGGCTTTGCCTGCCGATCAGAACAAAAAGCTGTACGAAGAAGTATTGCGGGACTATGCCGATATAAAGACCAAGCGCGAACGCAGTAAAGAACTGAAAAAGAACCCTTACCTGAACGCGCTGCAGGTAAAGTTCGCCTATGCTCTTACCTGCCATAAAGCACAGGGTGGCCAGTGGAAGGCTGTGTTTGTAGATCAGGGATACCTGAAAGAGGAGATGGTAAACGAGGAGTTTGCCCGCTGGCTGTATACAGCCCTTACCCGCTCTTCTGAGGAGCTGTTCCTGCTGAACTTTAATGCGCAATTTTTAGTTGGCTAA
- a CDS encoding DUF1573 domain-containing protein: MKKILLSFAFASLVAGGAVAQQQPKTQATAPQAQAKAGAAITFEATEHNFGDITQGDVVEHTFTFKNTGNQPLVIERVDVTCGCTTPAWTKEPVLPGKTGTVTAKFNSAGKLGQQKKAITVHSNAADGAAYVYIVTNIKEKGAAASAKANQ; the protein is encoded by the coding sequence ATGAAAAAGATTCTTCTTTCCTTTGCATTTGCATCATTGGTAGCTGGAGGCGCTGTAGCCCAACAGCAGCCTAAAACACAGGCTACCGCACCTCAGGCTCAGGCTAAAGCCGGAGCTGCAATTACTTTCGAAGCAACAGAGCATAACTTTGGCGATATTACCCAGGGGGATGTGGTGGAGCATACGTTCACCTTTAAAAATACCGGTAACCAGCCACTTGTAATCGAGCGTGTGGATGTAACCTGCGGCTGTACTACGCCAGCATGGACTAAAGAGCCGGTGCTGCCAGGTAAAACAGGAACTGTCACAGCTAAATTTAACAGTGCCGGTAAACTTGGCCAGCAGAAGAAAGCCATTACAGTGCATTCCAATGCGGCAGACGGTGCTGCATATGTTTACATAGTAACTAATATCAAAGAAAAAGGAGCTGCTGCCAGCGCTAAGGCAAATCAATAA
- a CDS encoding DUF423 domain-containing protein: MTQKAILLIASAFGALSVMIGAFGAHALRGLLEKTGRLDTFETAVKYQMYHTLALLAVGLLLFRIEQPALQVAAWCFFLGILIFSGSLYTLCLTGITWLGAITPIGGTFMIIGWGALFYAILKAL, translated from the coding sequence ATGACTCAAAAAGCCATACTTCTTATTGCCAGTGCTTTTGGTGCTTTATCTGTAATGATTGGTGCTTTTGGTGCCCATGCCCTGCGAGGCTTATTGGAGAAAACAGGACGGCTGGATACTTTTGAAACAGCTGTAAAATACCAGATGTACCATACGTTGGCCTTGCTGGCGGTAGGGCTACTGCTGTTCCGAATAGAGCAACCTGCCTTACAGGTGGCTGCCTGGTGCTTCTTTCTGGGTATACTTATTTTTTCAGGTTCGCTTTATACCCTTTGCCTTACCGGCATTACCTGGCTTGGAGCTATTACTCCTATTGGCGGCACATTTATGATTATTGGCTGGGGCGCTTTATTCTATGCCATTCTGAAAGCACTTTAA
- a CDS encoding glycerophosphodiester phosphodiesterase has protein sequence MRRILHLILFASITLSACTSKMAPTQQSAPLPDFDTEGHRGARGLMPENTVPAMLRALDLGVTTLEMDTQITKDKQVVLSHDPHMNPDYVLLPNGQEIPPADKHRYALYQMNLDEIQTFDIGTKFYTKFPEQQRVKSYKPTLAAVIDSVQQYLATHKLPQVFYNIETKSKPASDNLLHPAPEEFVRLLMEVIEEKQITPWVIIQSFDVRTLQVLHQQYPHVRTSLLVENQKSLEENLQVLGFTPEIYSPYYKLVTPELLRACHQQGIKVIPWTVNKVDEIKRLKQMGADGIITDYPNLFQQL, from the coding sequence ATGCGACGTATACTACACCTGATCCTGTTTGCAAGCATTACTTTATCGGCCTGTACATCTAAGATGGCACCAACACAGCAATCCGCACCACTTCCTGATTTTGATACCGAAGGGCATAGAGGGGCAAGAGGCCTGATGCCTGAAAACACGGTTCCTGCTATGCTTAGGGCATTAGATTTAGGTGTCACCACGCTGGAAATGGATACACAGATCACCAAAGACAAACAGGTGGTGCTGTCTCACGACCCTCACATGAACCCGGATTATGTGCTGCTGCCAAATGGACAGGAGATTCCGCCCGCTGATAAGCACCGGTACGCCCTCTACCAGATGAACCTGGATGAGATACAGACGTTCGACATCGGCACAAAATTTTACACTAAGTTTCCGGAGCAGCAAAGGGTAAAGTCTTATAAACCTACTCTGGCAGCAGTTATAGATAGCGTGCAGCAATACCTTGCAACCCATAAGCTGCCCCAGGTGTTTTACAACATCGAAACCAAATCCAAACCTGCTTCCGATAATTTGTTGCATCCTGCCCCCGAAGAATTCGTGCGCCTGCTGATGGAGGTGATAGAGGAAAAGCAAATTACGCCTTGGGTAATTATACAGTCTTTTGATGTGCGTACGCTGCAGGTGCTGCACCAGCAATACCCGCACGTGAGAACTTCCCTGCTGGTTGAAAATCAGAAGAGCCTGGAAGAAAACCTTCAGGTGCTTGGCTTTACACCTGAAATCTATAGTCCCTACTATAAATTAGTTACACCGGAATTGCTCCGGGCTTGTCACCAGCAGGGCATCAAGGTTATCCCCTGGACCGTTAACAAGGTTGATGAGATAAAGAGGCTAAAGCAAATGGGTGCAGACGGCATTATTACAGATTATCCTAACCTGTTTCAGCAACTATAA